In Sodalis ligni, a single genomic region encodes these proteins:
- a CDS encoding phosphate/phosphite/phosphonate ABC transporter substrate-binding protein has translation MAPADSVSLPMYAINRADVDAQWQRLRRLLAGQGVAAAGLALSWPEDLAAHWQDPQLLLSQTCGYPFMTMLPDVQPVGCFHYDAPGCEGIGYRSFLLVRQRETGAELRDFRQRRAVCNSADSYSGYHALRAMTAPMAAGGHFFSQIIFSGGHEQSLIALQREEADIAAVDCVTYALLQRHRPERIRGLKTIGRTPLAPGLPLITQRHTSPATLAALRTALLGLVSAPEHREVCRAVLIKGFSPVSRRQYDVILQSPGNGI, from the coding sequence ATGGCCCCGGCTGATAGCGTCTCCCTTCCCATGTATGCCATTAACCGGGCCGACGTCGACGCCCAGTGGCAACGCCTGCGCCGGCTGCTGGCCGGACAGGGCGTAGCCGCCGCCGGTCTCGCCCTTAGCTGGCCGGAGGATCTGGCGGCCCATTGGCAAGATCCCCAGTTGCTGCTCAGCCAGACCTGCGGCTATCCGTTCATGACCATGCTGCCGGACGTCCAGCCGGTGGGCTGTTTCCATTATGATGCCCCTGGCTGTGAAGGCATCGGCTACCGTAGCTTCCTGCTCGTCCGTCAGCGGGAGACAGGGGCTGAGCTCCGGGATTTCAGGCAGCGGCGGGCGGTCTGCAACAGCGCCGACTCCTATTCCGGTTACCATGCATTACGGGCCATGACGGCGCCGATGGCCGCGGGAGGTCATTTTTTCAGCCAGATCATTTTCAGCGGCGGCCATGAACAATCCCTGATAGCCCTGCAGCGGGAAGAGGCGGATATCGCCGCCGTCGACTGCGTCACCTATGCCCTGCTGCAACGCCATCGTCCCGAACGCATCCGCGGCCTGAAAACCATCGGACGCACCCCGCTGGCTCCCGGCCTGCCCTTGATTACGCAACGGCACACCTCCCCCGCGACGCTGGCGGCCTTACGGACGGCGCTGCTGGGGCTGGTGAGCGCGCCGGAACACCGCGAGGTTTGCCGCGCCGTGCTTATCAAGGGCTTCAGTCCCGTCAGCCGCCGGCAGTATGATGTTATCCTGCAAAGCCCCGGCAACGGCATCTAG
- a CDS encoding fatty acid desaturase, protein MATVKKGASYLHGQQRDFIHGLSQSWLWRSELPTWILIVTIYSGWFAALAYWRILGWVPATLVLTWFTAWYMSLQHELIHGHPTRNPRVNQLLGLLPLAIWYPYGLYRDLHLRHHREEELTLPGEDPETYYFSAERWERLSRRQRGLIRLHNTLPGRVLLGPALDIAQAMVCLIAAFHRRDRRAMGMWLAHGVLLMLVIAWMRYCGFPVLYFLLAVSYPALGLTKIRSFMEHQAADDPKERSVINEAALPWRLLFLNLNYHSVHHDLPGVPWYALRYIYLTYRHSYQLQNRGFVVRGYFEWLSRFLLRPVDVNVHPASFTGEKKPDGPG, encoded by the coding sequence ATGGCAACGGTTAAAAAGGGTGCGTCCTACCTGCACGGACAGCAGCGGGATTTTATTCACGGATTATCCCAATCATGGCTGTGGCGCAGCGAACTGCCCACCTGGATCCTGATTGTGACCATTTACAGCGGCTGGTTCGCCGCCCTGGCCTATTGGCGAATCCTTGGATGGGTTCCCGCCACTCTTGTCCTTACCTGGTTCACCGCCTGGTATATGTCGTTGCAGCATGAACTGATCCACGGCCACCCCACCCGCAATCCCCGCGTCAATCAGCTGCTGGGACTGCTGCCGTTGGCCATCTGGTATCCCTACGGCCTATACCGCGACTTGCATCTGCGGCACCATCGGGAAGAAGAGCTGACGCTGCCCGGCGAAGATCCGGAAACCTATTATTTCTCAGCAGAGCGCTGGGAACGATTGAGCCGCCGGCAGCGGGGCCTGATACGGCTGCACAATACACTGCCGGGCCGGGTGCTGCTGGGGCCGGCGCTGGATATCGCCCAGGCCATGGTTTGCCTGATTGCCGCATTTCACCGCCGCGACCGCCGGGCCATGGGGATGTGGCTGGCGCACGGCGTGTTGTTGATGCTGGTTATCGCCTGGATGCGCTATTGCGGCTTCCCGGTACTCTATTTTCTGCTGGCGGTCAGCTACCCGGCCCTGGGCTTGACCAAAATCCGCTCCTTTATGGAACATCAGGCGGCGGACGATCCCAAGGAGCGCTCGGTGATCAATGAAGCCGCCCTGCCCTGGCGCCTGCTGTTTCTGAATTTGAACTATCATTCGGTACACCATGATTTGCCGGGTGTCCCCTGGTATGCTCTGCGCTATATTTATCTGACCTATCGGCACAGCTACCAGCTGCAAAACCGGGGATTTGTCGTGCGAGGGTATTTCGAATGGTTAAGCCGTTTCCTGTTAAGACCTGTGGATGTCAATGTTCATCCGGCGTCGTTCACCGGTGAAAAAAAACCTGATGGCCCCGGCTGA
- the ehuB gene encoding ectoine/hydroxyectoine ABC transporter substrate-binding protein EhuB, which translates to MTLTTSLSLAGRVSFALLLSAAFSLSASAQSLLDKAKSQEPLVAGIANEQPYGYIGPDGKATGANIEVLRAVLKPLGITKIDTPIVDFGALVPGLAAKRFDVIGAGLFINHSRCQVIGFSNPVTRSGGAFIVKKGNPLNLHSLKDVAANKRARLGTQNGTNQIQEAKDSGIDAGSGVVFDKDTEALAALKANRIDAVYFPDAEIISLLKKEPDPSVERALPFQQIPDAQGNPSYNYHAFGLPRNDPEFISAFNVQLAKLRASGDLLKILQKYGYTANELPPENIQASQICATHS; encoded by the coding sequence ATGACATTGACCACCTCATTATCCCTCGCCGGAAGGGTAAGCTTCGCTTTATTGCTCAGCGCCGCATTTTCCCTATCCGCATCGGCCCAAAGCCTGCTGGATAAGGCAAAGAGCCAGGAACCGCTGGTGGCCGGCATCGCCAATGAACAGCCTTACGGCTATATCGGGCCCGACGGGAAAGCCACCGGCGCCAATATCGAGGTGCTGCGGGCGGTGCTCAAGCCTCTGGGCATCACCAAAATCGATACGCCCATCGTGGACTTCGGCGCGCTGGTGCCGGGTCTGGCGGCCAAACGGTTTGATGTCATCGGCGCCGGGCTTTTTATCAATCACTCGCGCTGCCAGGTCATTGGCTTCTCCAATCCGGTCACCCGCTCCGGCGGGGCCTTTATCGTCAAAAAAGGCAATCCGCTTAATCTGCACAGCTTAAAAGATGTGGCGGCCAATAAACGGGCTCGTCTGGGAACCCAAAACGGCACCAACCAGATTCAGGAAGCCAAAGACAGCGGCATAGACGCCGGCAGCGGAGTGGTATTCGATAAAGATACCGAGGCGCTGGCGGCATTAAAGGCAAATCGTATTGATGCCGTGTATTTTCCGGATGCGGAAATCATCAGCCTGCTGAAAAAAGAGCCGGATCCGTCGGTGGAACGCGCTTTGCCTTTCCAACAGATTCCCGATGCCCAGGGCAATCCGAGCTATAACTACCATGCGTTCGGTTTGCCCCGTAACGACCCGGAGTTTATCAGCGCGTTTAATGTCCAGCTGGCGAAGCTGCGCGCCTCCGGTGATCTATTAAAAATATTGCAAAAATATGGTTATACCGCCAATGAACTGCCGCCGGAAAATATCCAGGCCAGCCAGATTTGTGCAACCCATAGCTGA
- a CDS encoding succinylglutamate desuccinylase/aspartoacylase family protein — MIKHTNGQRGNLQWGFLSFSHPLLTELQLPWFDITAAEPGPKLAIIAGMHPNEVAAMEAALRLKEYFAANLRRGSVAILPILNMPGLYSHAEFVCPVDDKNINFLSPGNPQGSFSEALIDAVLNVWAKDAAVFIDLHGGDLREEVAKFVMCQLIGDGDFDGRTRALAHQFDADAIVEFDVDQRNNRGRATNELPWLGRHAVMAEGGANGILDEENTLFHFTGVANIARYLGLTADAFAPRVRRNRVVSNFYKVEAPRSGRLYLDVAVGQTVSRGQRLGIVHDLFGDWLADIIAPFSGLILMIVNHNITSEGEWLISLAPAGECACGS; from the coding sequence ATGATTAAACACACCAACGGGCAGCGGGGCAATTTGCAATGGGGATTTTTGTCGTTCAGCCATCCGCTGCTTACCGAGCTGCAACTGCCCTGGTTTGATATTACCGCTGCCGAACCCGGACCAAAGCTTGCCATTATCGCCGGCATGCATCCGAACGAAGTTGCGGCGATGGAGGCCGCCCTGCGGTTAAAAGAGTATTTTGCCGCCAATCTGCGGCGGGGCTCGGTGGCTATACTGCCGATATTAAATATGCCCGGGCTGTATAGCCATGCGGAATTTGTTTGTCCGGTGGATGATAAAAATATCAATTTCCTTTCCCCCGGCAATCCCCAGGGCAGTTTTAGCGAAGCGCTCATCGACGCGGTGCTGAACGTCTGGGCAAAAGATGCCGCGGTGTTTATTGACCTGCACGGCGGCGACCTGCGCGAGGAGGTCGCCAAGTTCGTGATGTGCCAGCTCATCGGCGACGGGGATTTTGACGGCCGCACCCGGGCACTGGCGCATCAGTTCGACGCGGACGCCATCGTCGAATTCGACGTGGATCAGCGCAATAATCGCGGCCGGGCCACCAATGAGCTGCCATGGCTGGGGCGCCACGCCGTAATGGCCGAAGGCGGCGCCAACGGCATTCTGGACGAGGAAAATACGCTGTTTCACTTTACCGGCGTGGCCAATATCGCCCGCTACCTCGGCCTTACCGCCGACGCCTTTGCGCCGCGTGTCCGCCGTAATCGGGTGGTGAGCAATTTTTACAAAGTGGAGGCCCCCCGCAGCGGCCGTCTCTACCTGGACGTGGCGGTAGGCCAAACCGTCAGCCGCGGGCAGCGCCTCGGCATCGTTCACGATCTTTTCGGTGATTGGCTGGCGGATATTATCGCCCCGTTTTCCGGGCTTATCCTGATGATTGTGAACCATAATATCACCTCGGAAGGGGAGTGGCTTATCAGCCTGGCCCCGGCCGGGGAATGCGCTTGCGGGTCATAA
- the ehuC gene encoding ectoine/hydroxyectoine ABC transporter permease subunit EhuC encodes MDTEQLEFIARQLLKGIGVTLQITLLAALLALALAFIVALLRLSPFRPLSVGARVYIEFFRGTSALVQLFYLFFILPLLGITLSPMTTAVIGLGLNFSSFGAEIVRSALVNVGQGQRDALRALDFPAAAGLRRIILPQALPFMLPPLGSLLVELLKSTSLVSMITLSDLTFSGSTLITSLGHQTLIWSFVLVCYFFLSWPLVWLVRRYERRHTRHRGSRGAR; translated from the coding sequence ATGGATACCGAACAGCTGGAGTTTATCGCGCGGCAGCTGCTGAAAGGCATCGGCGTTACGCTGCAAATCACCTTGTTGGCCGCGCTGCTGGCGCTGGCGCTGGCGTTTATCGTCGCCTTGCTGCGGCTGTCGCCGTTTCGCCCGCTCAGCGTCGGCGCCCGGGTCTATATCGAGTTTTTCCGCGGGACCTCGGCGCTGGTGCAGCTGTTTTATCTGTTTTTTATTTTGCCGCTGTTGGGGATTACCTTAAGCCCCATGACCACCGCCGTTATCGGACTGGGACTTAACTTTTCCTCTTTCGGCGCCGAGATCGTTCGCTCGGCGCTGGTTAACGTCGGCCAGGGCCAGCGCGACGCGCTGCGGGCCCTTGATTTTCCGGCCGCCGCCGGGCTGCGGCGTATTATTTTGCCGCAGGCGCTGCCCTTTATGCTGCCGCCGCTGGGTAGCCTGCTGGTGGAATTGCTGAAATCCACTTCTCTGGTGTCGATGATAACCCTGAGCGATTTGACCTTCTCCGGTTCAACGCTGATTACCAGCCTGGGCCACCAAACGCTGATATGGAGCTTTGTGCTGGTGTGTTATTTCTTTTTGTCATGGCCGCTTGTCTGGCTGGTGCGTCGATATGAGCGCCGCCATACCCGCCATCGCGGGTCACGGGGGGCTCGATGA
- the ehuD gene encoding ectoine/hydroxyectoine ABC transporter permease subunit EhuD produces MTFDLAFAWSILPDLLAGLGVTLEVVVAGFCGAVAIGGAMALLRQCSVGALRVLSKAYIAFFRQTPLLVQLYFLFFALPLSGLTLPAIATGVLGLGLYYGAYIAEAFRGAINDVPAGQWEAARALDFGPLALWRRIILPQAMKPMVPVLGNYLIGMFKETPLLAVITIPELFQAAKQIAGVTYRYNEPYTLMALLFLAISLPTSFIFNYLEKKNRHG; encoded by the coding sequence ATGACCTTTGATTTGGCCTTCGCCTGGTCGATTTTGCCTGATTTGCTGGCCGGTCTGGGGGTGACGCTGGAAGTCGTGGTAGCGGGATTTTGCGGCGCGGTAGCTATTGGGGGCGCCATGGCGCTGCTGCGGCAATGCTCCGTCGGCGCCCTGCGCGTCCTGAGTAAAGCCTATATTGCGTTTTTTCGCCAGACGCCGTTACTGGTCCAGCTCTACTTCCTGTTTTTCGCCCTGCCGCTAAGCGGCCTCACCCTGCCGGCCATCGCAACGGGGGTGCTGGGGCTGGGGTTGTACTACGGCGCCTATATCGCCGAGGCGTTTCGCGGGGCCATTAACGACGTGCCCGCCGGCCAATGGGAGGCGGCGCGGGCGCTGGACTTCGGGCCGCTGGCGCTCTGGCGGCGCATTATTTTGCCCCAGGCCATGAAGCCGATGGTGCCGGTGCTGGGCAACTACCTGATCGGCATGTTCAAAGAAACGCCGCTGCTGGCGGTGATAACCATTCCCGAGCTTTTCCAGGCGGCAAAACAGATAGCCGGCGTGACCTATCGCTACAACGAGCCTTATACCCTGATGGCGTTGCTGTTCCTGGCTATCAGTTTACCCACTTCATTTATATTCAACTATCTCGAAAAAAAGAACCGCCATGGCTGA
- a CDS encoding amino acid ABC transporter ATP-binding protein, translating into MISLAQVVKDYGDTRVLDHLNLAIPEGQKVALIGPSGSGKSTVLRLIKGLETVSNGTVTMDGAAVGSGRRQHRWFSRGPVRHQVGMVFQHFNLFPHLTVEQNIMEAPLRVLKLDVAQARERAHYYLQIVGLAHKAPAWPATLSGGQQQRVAIARALAMQPRVMLFDEVTSALDPESVGEVLKVIRDVAHGQNMTMLLVTHEMSFARDVADRVLFMEKGKIIDDGTPEQVLVNPLNPRTRQFLNILTER; encoded by the coding sequence CTGATTTCCCTGGCGCAGGTGGTCAAGGATTATGGTGATACCAGGGTGCTGGATCACCTCAACCTTGCCATACCCGAAGGACAGAAAGTGGCGCTCATCGGCCCCAGCGGATCCGGCAAATCCACCGTTCTTCGGCTGATCAAAGGGTTGGAAACGGTGTCGAACGGTACGGTGACCATGGATGGCGCGGCGGTAGGGAGCGGCCGCCGTCAGCATCGCTGGTTCTCGCGGGGACCGGTTCGCCATCAGGTGGGTATGGTATTCCAGCATTTTAATTTATTCCCCCATTTGACCGTAGAGCAAAATATCATGGAAGCGCCGTTAAGGGTGCTTAAGCTTGACGTGGCGCAAGCACGGGAGCGGGCGCATTATTATCTGCAGATAGTGGGATTGGCGCATAAAGCGCCGGCCTGGCCCGCCACCCTGTCCGGCGGCCAGCAGCAGCGCGTGGCCATTGCCCGGGCGCTGGCGATGCAGCCCCGCGTAATGCTGTTTGATGAAGTGACCTCGGCGCTGGATCCGGAATCGGTGGGGGAGGTACTCAAGGTGATCCGGGATGTCGCCCATGGGCAAAACATGACCATGCTGCTGGTGACCCATGAGATGTCCTTTGCCCGGGACGTGGCCGATCGGGTACTGTTTATGGAAAAAGGGAAAATCATCGATGACGGCACGCCGGAACAGGTGCTGGTAAACCCCCTCAATCCGCGAACCCGGCAGTTCCTCAATATCCTGACCGAGCGCTAG
- a CDS encoding LysR family transcriptional regulator, whose product MLKENFNDLISFLAVARERSLTKAAAKLGVSQSALSHAIRGLEERLALRLLTRTTRSVAPTEAGEKLIASLEPRFAEIEGELEALSEMRERPAGNIRLTAGEHAVDYVLWPVLKSFLARYPDIHVEITVDNALTDIVSGRFDAGIRLGEQVAKDMIAVRIAPDMSMAVVGAPAYFARCGVPGTPQDLQHHACINMRLPTMGGLYAWEFEKNGQQIKVRVEGQLTFNTLKQRIDAAVNGFGLAFIPDDSVADDISQGRLVRVLQEWCEPFPGYYLYYPSRKQHTTAFALFVDALRYRPGG is encoded by the coding sequence ATGCTAAAAGAAAATTTTAACGATTTGATTTCCTTTCTTGCCGTGGCGCGGGAGCGCAGCCTTACCAAAGCGGCGGCCAAGCTCGGCGTGTCGCAATCCGCCTTAAGCCATGCTATCCGCGGGCTGGAAGAGCGGCTGGCGCTCCGGCTGCTCACCCGCACCACCCGCAGCGTCGCCCCCACGGAAGCCGGCGAAAAGCTGATTGCCAGCCTGGAGCCGCGCTTTGCCGAAATAGAAGGCGAGCTGGAAGCACTAAGCGAAATGCGTGAACGACCCGCGGGTAATATTCGCCTGACCGCCGGCGAACACGCGGTGGATTACGTTCTCTGGCCGGTGCTGAAATCGTTCCTCGCCCGATATCCGGATATCCATGTGGAAATCACGGTGGATAATGCCTTGACCGATATCGTCAGCGGCCGTTTTGACGCCGGGATTCGCCTGGGTGAACAGGTGGCGAAGGATATGATTGCGGTGCGCATCGCGCCGGATATGAGCATGGCCGTGGTGGGGGCGCCGGCCTATTTTGCCCGCTGCGGCGTCCCCGGCACGCCGCAGGATCTGCAGCATCACGCCTGCATCAATATGCGGCTGCCCACCATGGGCGGATTGTATGCCTGGGAGTTTGAAAAAAACGGCCAGCAGATAAAAGTCCGCGTGGAGGGGCAACTCACCTTCAATACCCTCAAACAGCGGATAGACGCCGCGGTAAATGGTTTCGGCCTGGCTTTTATACCTGATGATTCGGTGGCGGATGACATCAGCCAAGGCCGCCTGGTGCGTGTGCTGCAGGAGTGGTGCGAACCCTTCCCCGGCTATTATCTCTATTATCCGAGCCGCAAACAGCATACCACCGCCTTTGCCCTGTTTGTCGACGCGCTGCGTTATCGGCCCGGCGGCTAG
- a CDS encoding cupin domain-containing protein: protein MKITPSGSQPSKAGPESYFTGRVRIDAPFQATAPARVGGATVTFEPGARTAWHTHPLGQTLIIIQGRGWLQEWGGEIKEMNQGDIVWIPDGVKHWHGATPDTAMTHLAIAESLNGSPVEWLEKVSDEQYRK, encoded by the coding sequence ATGAAGATAACACCCAGCGGTTCCCAGCCGTCCAAAGCCGGCCCTGAAAGTTATTTTACCGGCAGGGTCCGCATCGATGCGCCTTTCCAGGCAACGGCGCCGGCCCGTGTGGGTGGCGCCACCGTGACGTTCGAACCCGGCGCCCGTACCGCCTGGCATACCCATCCCCTGGGCCAGACGCTTATCATCATCCAGGGCCGTGGCTGGCTGCAGGAATGGGGCGGCGAAATCAAAGAGATGAATCAAGGGGATATCGTCTGGATCCCTGACGGGGTGAAACATTGGCACGGCGCGACGCCTGACACCGCCATGACGCATCTCGCCATAGCGGAATCGCTGAACGGCAGTCCGGTTGAATGGCTGGAAAAAGTCAGCGACGAACAGTATCGGAAATAA
- a CDS encoding SDR family oxidoreductase has translation MAQGIENKVVVIAGASSGLGEALARRLAKDGAKLMLGARRLDRLETLAGELSLDKEAVLRTDVTRPEQVQALVDKAVALYGRVDVMVNNAGLMPHSLLERRKIDDWNQMIDVNLKGVLYGIAAALPYMKEQKGGHIINTSSVAGHKVRPGSAVYAATKTAVRVISEGLRQEVKPYNIRTTIISPGAVTSELADSITEADVAANIKQFYAETAISADSFAAVVAFAISQPEEVDINEILFRPTKQDL, from the coding sequence ATGGCACAAGGTATTGAAAATAAAGTGGTGGTTATCGCCGGGGCCAGCAGCGGCCTGGGTGAGGCGCTGGCGCGCCGTTTGGCCAAGGACGGGGCAAAACTCATGCTGGGCGCCCGCCGCCTGGACCGGCTGGAAACGCTGGCCGGGGAGCTATCCCTGGATAAAGAGGCGGTGCTCAGAACCGATGTGACCCGGCCGGAACAGGTGCAGGCCCTGGTGGACAAAGCCGTGGCGCTGTATGGCCGCGTTGATGTGATGGTCAACAACGCCGGACTGATGCCGCATTCGCTGCTGGAACGCCGTAAAATCGACGACTGGAACCAGATGATTGACGTTAATCTCAAAGGGGTACTGTACGGCATTGCCGCGGCGCTGCCGTATATGAAAGAACAGAAGGGCGGGCATATCATTAACACCTCTTCCGTGGCGGGCCATAAGGTACGGCCGGGCAGCGCCGTGTATGCCGCCACCAAAACCGCGGTGCGGGTAATTTCCGAAGGGCTCCGGCAGGAAGTGAAACCCTACAATATCCGTACGACGATTATTTCGCCCGGGGCGGTAACCAGCGAACTGGCGGACAGTATTACCGAGGCCGACGTGGCGGCGAATATCAAGCAATTCTATGCTGAAACCGCCATCTCCGCCGACTCGTTCGCCGCCGTGGTGGCCTTTGCCATCAGTCAGCCGGAGGAGGTGGATATCAATGAAATCCTGTTCCGCCCCACGAAACAAGATCTCTGA
- a CDS encoding DeoR/GlpR family DNA-binding transcription regulator: MTAQPRLDQILGYLKNHNLVTVDQLVTVLSASPATVRRDLIKLDREGVICRMHGGVTLNRFIPSQPTTYEKNQRNLAEKQAIAFEAAGFVTAGDTVVLDAGTTMYELARQLSHLPLRVITTDLHIALFLSGFKQIEVTIIGGRIDDSSQSCIGEHGRKLLRSINPQLAFVSCNSWSLEKGITTPTEEKAGLKQDLLANAQRRVLLADSSKYGSWSLFRVCPLPSLTDIVTDCRHRPEMMPALDHQPFQVIYASLG, translated from the coding sequence ATGACGGCACAACCTCGCCTTGACCAGATTTTGGGTTACCTGAAAAACCATAATCTGGTGACAGTGGATCAATTGGTGACGGTGCTGAGCGCATCGCCCGCCACCGTGCGCCGGGATCTCATCAAACTGGATCGGGAAGGCGTCATTTGCCGCATGCACGGCGGCGTAACCCTTAACCGGTTCATTCCCTCCCAGCCCACCACCTACGAAAAAAATCAGCGCAATCTGGCGGAGAAGCAGGCCATTGCCTTTGAGGCCGCCGGCTTCGTCACCGCCGGTGATACCGTGGTGCTGGATGCCGGCACCACCATGTACGAGCTGGCCCGCCAATTAAGCCATTTGCCGCTACGGGTGATTACCACCGATTTGCATATCGCGCTGTTTCTCAGCGGCTTTAAGCAAATCGAGGTTACCATAATCGGCGGACGCATCGACGACAGCAGTCAATCCTGCATCGGTGAACATGGCCGCAAGCTATTGCGCAGCATTAATCCGCAACTTGCCTTTGTCAGCTGTAACTCCTGGAGCCTGGAGAAAGGCATTACCACGCCGACCGAAGAGAAAGCCGGCCTCAAGCAGGATCTGCTGGCCAATGCCCAACGCCGGGTGCTGTTGGCCGACAGCAGCAAATACGGCTCATGGTCGCTGTTTCGCGTTTGCCCTTTGCCCTCGCTGACGGATATCGTCACTGACTGTCGCCATCGGCCGGAAATGATGCCGGCGCTAGACCACCAGCCGTTCCAGGTGATCTATGCGTCATTAGGCTGA
- a CDS encoding D-threonate 4-phosphate dehydrogenase — protein sequence MIKIIAVTMGDPAGIGPEIIIKSLIDGPLSGAPAVVVGCAGTLRRVLSLNITPAAELRIIKNAADAHFAPGILNVIDEPLADPLALQPGKVQSAAGDLAYRCIKRATELAMAGKVHAMATAPLNKEALHSAGHIYPGHTELLATLTHSRDYAMVLYTEKLKVIHVSTHIALRKFLDTLSRARVETVIAMADTFLKRVGFDAPRIAVAGVNPHAGEHGLFGDEEIAIVGPAIAAMTAKGINVYGPCPPDTVFLQSYEGQYDMVVAMYHDQGHIPLKLLGFYDGVNITAGLPFIRTSADHGTAFDIAWRGQAKAKSMAVAIALAMQLA from the coding sequence GTGATTAAAATTATTGCAGTCACCATGGGCGACCCGGCGGGCATCGGTCCGGAAATCATCATCAAATCACTCATCGACGGCCCCTTATCCGGTGCGCCGGCGGTGGTGGTGGGCTGCGCCGGTACGCTCCGGCGGGTTTTATCTCTGAATATCACGCCGGCGGCGGAGCTGCGGATTATTAAAAACGCCGCCGATGCGCATTTCGCTCCCGGCATATTGAACGTTATCGATGAACCGCTGGCCGACCCTCTGGCGTTGCAGCCGGGCAAGGTGCAATCGGCCGCGGGGGATCTGGCCTACCGCTGCATAAAGCGGGCGACCGAACTGGCCATGGCGGGAAAGGTTCATGCCATGGCCACGGCGCCGTTAAATAAGGAAGCATTGCACAGCGCCGGCCATATTTATCCAGGGCATACTGAATTGCTGGCGACATTAACCCACAGCCGGGATTACGCCATGGTGCTCTATACCGAAAAGCTGAAGGTGATTCATGTCAGCACGCATATCGCCCTGCGCAAATTCCTGGATACCCTGAGCCGGGCGCGGGTAGAAACCGTTATCGCCATGGCGGATACCTTTCTCAAACGCGTCGGTTTCGACGCCCCCCGCATCGCGGTGGCCGGCGTCAATCCCCATGCGGGAGAACACGGTCTGTTCGGTGATGAGGAGATAGCCATTGTCGGCCCGGCCATTGCGGCGATGACGGCAAAAGGCATCAATGTTTACGGCCCCTGTCCGCCGGATACGGTTTTCCTGCAATCCTATGAGGGACAATATGATATGGTCGTCGCGATGTATCACGACCAAGGTCATATCCCCTTAAAGCTGCTGGGCTTCTACGATGGGGTGAATATCACTGCCGGCCTACCGTTTATCCGGACTTCCGCGGATCATGGCACCGCGTTTGATATCGCCTGGCGCGGACAAGCCAAAGCTAAGAGCATGGCTGTTGCAATCGCGCTGGCAATGCAATTGGCATAA